The following are from one region of the Alicyclobacillus fastidiosus genome:
- a CDS encoding hemolysin family protein: MNGTSALVNIILIFVLVFLNGFFVAAEFGLVKVRSSRIDELITQGHKRAKMAKGVIAHLHTYLSVCQLGITLTSLGLGWIGEPTVAHLLEGPLTRVGLGDAVDTISYIVSFVVITYVHIVLGEMTPKSLAIHRSDVVVLNASPILSVLSKLMHPFIWVLNGSANAFLKFSGINVTEEDGEAYTEQELRILMNESHKSGLIDSTEMALLDNIFEYSDRVAREIMIPRVDIIAISADASEQEIMRLITEHEHTRYPVAEGDKDHIIGYVHVKDMYVRESTRSVMDCIRPMIKVPETTEIHDVLRRMQKSKTQIAIVVDEYGGTAGLVTMEDIIEELVGEIQDEFDDELAPVVKLGQEYSVDGRLLMDEVAELLGVNFHPIDVDTVGGFVISRLRKIPEQGDSVVQGGFTFTVERAEEGRVARVHISGPNPF, from the coding sequence TTGAACGGTACCTCAGCACTGGTCAATATCATCCTGATTTTCGTATTGGTATTTCTAAACGGATTTTTCGTAGCCGCCGAGTTCGGCTTGGTCAAGGTGCGTTCGAGCCGGATCGACGAACTGATCACGCAGGGCCACAAGCGGGCCAAAATGGCGAAGGGTGTCATCGCCCACTTGCATACATATCTTTCTGTCTGTCAGTTGGGGATCACCTTGACGTCCTTGGGACTCGGCTGGATCGGTGAGCCGACGGTGGCACACCTATTGGAGGGGCCACTCACGCGAGTTGGACTTGGCGACGCGGTTGACACCATTTCGTACATCGTGAGCTTTGTGGTCATCACGTACGTTCATATTGTCCTGGGCGAGATGACGCCCAAATCACTCGCAATTCACCGCTCGGATGTGGTAGTGCTCAATGCCTCGCCCATTCTATCCGTCCTCAGCAAGCTCATGCACCCGTTTATCTGGGTGTTGAACGGCTCCGCCAACGCTTTCCTCAAATTCAGTGGAATCAACGTGACAGAAGAAGACGGAGAGGCCTACACGGAGCAGGAGCTGCGGATTTTGATGAACGAGAGCCACAAGAGTGGGTTGATTGACAGCACTGAAATGGCGTTGCTCGACAACATTTTTGAGTACTCGGACAGGGTTGCTCGGGAGATCATGATCCCACGCGTCGACATCATCGCCATTTCGGCGGATGCTTCAGAGCAGGAGATCATGCGTCTCATCACCGAGCACGAGCATACCCGGTACCCGGTGGCGGAGGGCGACAAGGACCACATCATCGGATACGTCCACGTGAAGGACATGTACGTGCGGGAGAGCACACGAAGCGTGATGGATTGCATCAGGCCGATGATCAAAGTTCCAGAGACCACAGAAATCCACGACGTGTTACGCCGCATGCAGAAGTCGAAGACGCAGATTGCCATCGTCGTGGACGAGTACGGCGGCACCGCGGGTCTGGTCACGATGGAGGACATCATCGAGGAGTTAGTAGGCGAGATTCAAGACGAATTCGACGACGAGCTGGCACCGGTTGTGAAATTAGGGCAGGAGTACTCGGTAGATGGACGATTACTCATGGACGAGGTCGCCGAGTTGCTGGGGGTTAACTTCCACCCGATCGATGTCGATACCGTCGGTGGCTTCGTCATCTCACGCCTGCGCAAGATCCCTGAACAGGGGGACTCCGTGGTTCAAGGAGGGTTCACGTTTACCGTTGAGCGGGCGGAAGAAGGGCGTGTGGCCCGAGTTCACATCAGTGGCCCGAATCCGTTCTGA
- a CDS encoding AMP-binding protein, which yields MGREVVALGYNFAFEVDKTARQTPDKTAVYCVREYGEIEQLSYDELRRQSNQLAHALMASGIEKGSRVLVLLPKGVEPYIVYMALLKTGATIMPGSEMLRSSDIRYRVHHAGATAVIAHHTLTGEVDDIRVDCPTIAHFYSVGSDVRGWTTLASLVRDASDADLSTETDDHDIAFLSYTSGTTGGPKGVVHRYAWPREHLAVAGTYWFDAKPTDIAWATAGPGWAKWVWSPFVSILGNGATAFVYKGRFQPDTYLQLMQDHRVSLLCATPTEYRLMAKVRDISKYRIALRSACSAGEPLNREVIDTFSREFQITVRDGYGQTENSLLVGTLRDMEVRAGSMGKPFPGTRVSIVDDDGNPLSVGEIGHIAVHRTHPTLFQGYLDDEERTRRAYRGEWYVTGDKGRVDEDGYFWFEGRSDDIIISAGYTIGPFEVEDALVKHPKVAECAVVASPDAERGHIVKAFVILRNPDDAEDQNLVAELQEHVKRTTAPYKYPRAIEFVDSLPKTNSGKIRRIELRQMEESAAASFES from the coding sequence GTGGGTCGGGAGGTTGTTGCGTTGGGGTATAACTTTGCATTCGAAGTCGACAAAACTGCGCGGCAGACGCCAGACAAGACGGCTGTGTATTGTGTGCGAGAATACGGCGAGATCGAACAACTTTCATACGATGAATTGCGCCGGCAGTCGAACCAGTTGGCGCATGCCTTGATGGCGAGTGGCATTGAAAAGGGCTCGCGCGTCCTCGTACTGCTGCCAAAAGGCGTGGAACCGTATATCGTCTACATGGCCCTGTTGAAGACGGGGGCTACCATCATGCCTGGATCAGAGATGCTGCGTAGCAGCGATATCCGATACCGGGTTCACCATGCAGGAGCGACGGCCGTCATCGCGCATCACACCCTGACGGGAGAAGTCGACGACATCCGCGTCGACTGTCCAACAATCGCTCATTTCTACAGCGTTGGAAGCGACGTACGTGGATGGACCACGCTGGCATCGCTCGTGCGCGATGCGTCCGACGCGGACCTCTCGACGGAGACGGACGACCACGACATCGCTTTCCTTTCCTATACGAGCGGCACCACGGGCGGTCCCAAGGGTGTCGTTCATCGCTACGCCTGGCCGCGCGAACACCTGGCCGTCGCCGGGACGTACTGGTTTGACGCCAAACCTACGGACATCGCGTGGGCCACCGCCGGCCCCGGCTGGGCGAAGTGGGTGTGGAGCCCGTTCGTATCCATCCTCGGCAACGGTGCTACCGCGTTCGTGTACAAAGGGCGCTTTCAGCCAGACACCTACTTGCAGTTGATGCAAGACCACCGCGTCTCGCTGTTGTGTGCAACGCCCACGGAGTATCGGCTCATGGCGAAGGTTCGCGACATCTCGAAGTACCGCATCGCACTCCGATCCGCCTGCTCCGCGGGAGAGCCTCTCAATCGCGAAGTCATCGACACGTTTTCGCGCGAATTCCAGATCACCGTGCGTGACGGATACGGTCAGACAGAAAACAGCTTGTTGGTGGGGACACTGCGGGACATGGAGGTTCGGGCCGGATCGATGGGGAAACCGTTTCCAGGCACACGCGTGAGCATCGTGGATGACGACGGGAATCCATTGTCAGTTGGTGAGATTGGCCACATCGCCGTCCACAGGACACATCCAACCCTGTTCCAAGGCTATTTGGACGACGAGGAGCGCACGCGTCGGGCATATCGGGGTGAGTGGTACGTAACGGGAGACAAGGGGCGTGTGGATGAAGACGGCTATTTCTGGTTTGAAGGTCGATCCGACGACATCATCATCTCCGCAGGCTACACGATTGGCCCCTTCGAAGTCGAAGATGCGCTGGTGAAGCATCCAAAGGTAGCTGAGTGCGCGGTCGTCGCAAGTCCCGACGCGGAACGCGGACATATCGTGAAAGCTTTTGTCATTCTGCGCAACCCGGACGACGCCGAGGACCAAAACTTAGTTGCCGAACTTCAAGAGCACGTTAAACGGACGACTGCACCGTATAAATACCCGCGGGCGATCGAGTTCGTCGATTCGCTCCCCAAGACCAACAGCGGCAAAATCCGCCGCATCGAGCTCCGTCAGATGGAGGAGTCGGCAGCTGCATCTTTCGAGAGCTAA
- a CDS encoding HD domain-containing protein, translating into MQTSDCSETWLHHVPAGDAVKRVSTRSTTVSLLAGRNGTEIIRHELAKGASWGMIPQDGWDELEAVYVISGRLNYSVGERQGVLQAGDTLSAEPVLNHVILQASEDSSFLYICSNYVFQHYSQETQDFYRLAVEIAEKDGYTASHCERLRHNALIIGERMNLSSPELFSLNCGAFFHDVGKINIPDEILLKPGRLTPDEFDIIKKHTIYGKEILTSTKIPYLVAGAIIAEQHHERYDGSGYPYGLKGDEISIGAAIVAVVDSYDAMTTNRPYQQSKTTEEAIKEIATLRGTLYHPEVVDVFLSVVGLFRNQSI; encoded by the coding sequence ATGCAAACATCGGATTGCTCGGAAACATGGCTACACCATGTACCGGCAGGCGACGCGGTTAAGCGTGTCTCAACACGGAGTACAACCGTTTCTCTTCTGGCGGGTCGCAACGGAACAGAGATCATTCGGCACGAACTTGCAAAAGGTGCATCTTGGGGAATGATTCCACAGGATGGATGGGACGAGTTGGAAGCCGTTTACGTGATATCCGGTCGCCTAAACTACAGTGTTGGGGAACGGCAAGGGGTGCTGCAGGCAGGGGACACACTTTCGGCTGAGCCAGTGCTCAATCACGTGATATTACAAGCGAGTGAGGACTCCAGCTTTTTATATATCTGTTCAAATTACGTATTTCAACACTATAGTCAAGAGACACAAGATTTCTATCGTCTAGCGGTGGAGATAGCGGAGAAAGACGGCTATACTGCGTCGCATTGTGAACGCCTCAGACACAATGCACTCATTATTGGAGAGAGAATGAACTTGTCCTCACCCGAGCTATTCTCACTCAACTGTGGCGCCTTTTTTCATGACGTGGGGAAAATTAATATTCCAGACGAGATATTACTCAAACCCGGGCGCTTGACGCCCGATGAGTTTGATATAATTAAAAAGCACACCATCTATGGAAAAGAAATACTTACTTCTACTAAGATTCCTTATTTGGTGGCAGGGGCAATTATTGCAGAACAGCATCACGAGCGTTACGACGGAAGCGGGTATCCGTACGGACTAAAGGGCGATGAAATCTCTATAGGTGCGGCCATTGTTGCTGTGGTCGATAGTTATGATGCTATGACGACAAACCGTCCCTATCAACAGTCCAAAACTACGGAAGAAGCCATTAAAGAGATTGCAACCCTTCGCGGTACTCTTTATCACCCAGAAGTTGTAGACGTTTTCCTATCCGTCGTGGGCTTATTCCGAAACCAATCAATTTAG
- a CDS encoding extracellular solute-binding protein has product MLKRQKALLSTGVGIVLTASVLVTGCGNSSTGGNSSGGSSGTSSKTSAITIWDIQTGASQQVVKNMSQAFNKSHPDIQSTVQFFENDPYKQKIQIAMGAHNPPDIFTGWGGGVLKSYIDAGDVYDLTSDLNSDSSWANRFLPSVMKPVTFDGKVYGIPNDNVQPVMLFYNKQVFKQYNLTPPKTWDDLLNDVKVLKAHGVAPISLGGKDQWPDLMYEEYLVDRIGGPDVFNNVVAGKANAWSDPAFLKANTMIQQLVNAGAFEQGFSSVSSNQGEDAALLYTGKAGMELMGSWGFATILSDDKAFIDQGNLGFSTFPTVPGGKGDANDIVGNPSNYYSISNDSKNKQADVTFLKDAVLDPQNVKDWISIGDVPPVQGIESELKQATYGDYLSFTYDMVKNAPNFQASWDQALPPSEAQELLTDLSKLFLNQMTPQQFSDDMNKYIKS; this is encoded by the coding sequence ATGTTGAAGAGACAAAAAGCATTGTTGTCGACAGGCGTTGGTATCGTACTGACCGCAAGTGTTCTCGTCACAGGATGTGGAAATTCAAGTACCGGAGGAAATAGTTCAGGCGGTTCATCAGGGACTTCGAGCAAGACCAGCGCAATCACCATCTGGGATATCCAAACAGGAGCTTCGCAGCAGGTTGTGAAGAATATGTCGCAGGCATTCAACAAATCACATCCAGACATTCAGTCGACAGTGCAATTCTTCGAAAACGATCCATATAAGCAAAAGATCCAAATTGCGATGGGGGCACACAATCCTCCAGATATCTTTACTGGCTGGGGTGGCGGCGTGCTGAAGTCGTACATCGATGCTGGGGACGTGTACGATCTAACTTCTGACCTCAATTCGGACTCGAGTTGGGCAAATCGGTTTCTTCCATCCGTTATGAAACCGGTTACCTTTGATGGCAAGGTATATGGTATCCCGAACGACAACGTACAGCCAGTGATGTTGTTCTACAACAAGCAAGTGTTCAAACAGTACAACCTAACGCCGCCAAAGACGTGGGATGACCTGTTAAATGACGTGAAGGTGCTGAAGGCTCACGGCGTCGCGCCGATTTCGCTCGGCGGGAAGGACCAATGGCCCGATCTGATGTATGAGGAGTACTTGGTAGATCGCATTGGCGGACCAGACGTATTCAACAATGTGGTCGCGGGCAAGGCAAACGCGTGGTCAGATCCGGCTTTCCTGAAAGCGAATACAATGATTCAGCAGCTCGTCAATGCGGGCGCATTTGAACAGGGATTCAGTTCAGTGAGTTCCAACCAAGGGGAAGATGCGGCACTGCTCTACACGGGCAAGGCTGGCATGGAACTGATGGGAAGCTGGGGATTCGCGACGATTCTATCGGACGACAAGGCGTTTATCGACCAAGGTAATCTCGGATTCAGTACATTTCCGACTGTGCCTGGTGGAAAAGGGGACGCAAACGACATCGTTGGCAACCCATCTAATTACTACTCGATTTCGAACGATTCCAAGAACAAGCAGGCTGATGTGACGTTCCTCAAGGACGCTGTATTGGATCCGCAGAACGTCAAGGATTGGATCAGCATTGGCGACGTGCCGCCGGTTCAAGGAATTGAATCGGAACTAAAACAAGCGACCTACGGCGATTACTTGTCGTTCACTTACGACATGGTGAAGAACGCGCCGAACTTCCAAGCTTCTTGGGACCAGGCGCTGCCGCCGAGCGAGGCACAGGAACTGCTCACGGACCTGAGCAAACTGTTCCTCAACCAAATGACGCCACAACAGTTCTCGGATGACATGAACAAGTACATCAAGTCGTGA
- a CDS encoding sugar ABC transporter permease — protein sequence MGSGMNWQRWLMIVPAVVFFAVFALFPMLMAVYYSGLTWNGIGSAKWVGLLNWGNVFHDGEALHAIVLTVEVMVLSWVFQTPISLLLGVFLAGRQKHRAVLGVFYFVPLLFSSVAIGVTWSYMLNPNFGLVDALLKSLHIGNGNQNWLGNTHLALLVVSMIIAWQFIPFHSLLYQGGVKQIPDSLYEAATIDGASVWSSFFSITLPQLKYTIITSSVLILTGSLTYFDLIYVLTDGGPGNATTVLAMDMYKQAFVNQNIGLGSVLAVILAVAGVLLSILTLRFTGFNRMESQLEGM from the coding sequence ATGGGATCAGGCATGAACTGGCAGAGATGGTTGATGATTGTCCCGGCGGTGGTGTTCTTCGCGGTCTTCGCGCTGTTTCCGATGTTGATGGCAGTCTACTACAGCGGACTCACTTGGAACGGGATTGGATCAGCGAAATGGGTCGGCTTGCTGAACTGGGGGAACGTGTTTCACGATGGCGAGGCACTTCACGCCATTGTTCTGACGGTGGAAGTAATGGTGTTGTCCTGGGTTTTCCAAACCCCTATCAGCCTTTTACTCGGGGTGTTTCTTGCCGGCAGACAAAAACACAGAGCGGTGCTCGGAGTTTTTTATTTCGTACCCCTTCTATTCTCGTCGGTCGCCATCGGCGTGACTTGGTCGTACATGCTCAATCCAAATTTCGGCCTCGTAGATGCCCTGTTGAAATCCCTTCATATCGGGAACGGCAACCAGAATTGGCTAGGTAACACGCATCTGGCGCTATTGGTCGTAAGCATGATCATCGCATGGCAGTTTATCCCGTTTCACTCGCTACTCTACCAGGGCGGCGTGAAACAGATTCCAGACTCGCTGTACGAAGCGGCCACCATCGATGGCGCGAGCGTCTGGAGCAGCTTCTTTTCCATTACACTGCCGCAGCTCAAATACACCATTATTACTTCGAGCGTGCTGATTTTAACCGGATCGCTTACGTATTTTGACCTGATTTACGTCCTGACGGACGGGGGACCAGGCAATGCTACGACGGTACTGGCGATGGATATGTACAAACAGGCGTTCGTCAATCAAAACATCGGACTTGGCAGCGTTCTTGCCGTCATTCTCGCGGTCGCTGGCGTGCTGCTGTCCATTTTGACGCTTCGATTCACCGGGTTCAATCGCATGGAGAGCCAATTGGAGGGTATGTGA
- a CDS encoding carbohydrate ABC transporter permease — protein sequence MMVTDVAHTNANVGLKTRRRRRPTWYNVVFSLMGIIWLIIAFYPVFYMLMTSLRSQQGYLLGIPWLPSLHPTFENYGTVVQAGFAHYFLNSLIVSVCSVALIIACSLLCAYVVVRSRNRIVRIIFDVFLVGLALPIQAAIIPIYVLITKMGLYDTLLGLILPSVAFGLPLTLLILVNFVRDIPNELYESMGLEGASDFRLLRHLVIPLALPALISVSIYDFVQAWNNFLFPLVLTQSDSSRVMPMAIVSFQGQYTMNVPVTMAAVLLSALPLILAYIFGRRYLLRGMLAGFGK from the coding sequence ATGATGGTTACGGATGTGGCGCATACAAATGCCAATGTCGGACTGAAAACACGACGACGTCGACGTCCCACATGGTACAACGTCGTGTTCTCCCTCATGGGGATCATCTGGCTCATCATCGCATTCTATCCCGTTTTCTACATGTTGATGACGAGCCTTCGCTCACAGCAGGGTTATCTGCTCGGGATACCATGGCTGCCGTCCCTGCACCCGACTTTTGAAAATTACGGTACGGTCGTGCAGGCTGGCTTTGCACATTATTTTTTGAACAGCTTGATCGTATCGGTATGCTCGGTCGCGCTGATCATCGCCTGTTCACTGTTGTGCGCCTACGTCGTGGTTCGCAGCAGGAACCGCATCGTCCGGATCATCTTCGATGTCTTTTTGGTCGGGTTGGCCTTGCCGATTCAAGCGGCTATCATTCCAATCTACGTACTCATCACCAAAATGGGGTTGTATGACACACTGCTCGGGTTGATTCTCCCGTCCGTGGCGTTTGGGCTGCCGTTGACGTTGCTCATCCTGGTGAACTTCGTTCGCGATATTCCAAACGAGCTGTATGAGTCGATGGGACTGGAAGGGGCGAGCGACTTTCGGCTGCTTCGCCACCTTGTCATCCCCTTGGCGCTACCCGCTTTGATTTCAGTGTCGATCTACGATTTCGTCCAAGCGTGGAATAACTTCTTGTTTCCGTTGGTTTTGACTCAAAGTGACAGTTCTCGCGTCATGCCGATGGCCATCGTCAGTTTTCAGGGGCAGTATACGATGAATGTCCCGGTCACCATGGCCGCTGTGCTTCTTTCGGCACTGCCCTTGATCTTGGCATACATCTTTGGGCGCCGTTACTTGCTCCGAGGCATGCTTGCTGGATTTGGAAAATAA
- a CDS encoding glycoside hydrolase family 3 N-terminal domain-containing protein: MSATYQNTELSVEERVDLLLAEMTIEEKAAQLTAVWAYEVLDGLEFSEDKAARHFRDGIGQITRIGGATNHGPVGTGRIANEIQQFLTQKTRLQIPAIVHEESCSGYMAKGATCFPQSIGIASTWDETIARRVGAVIREQMRAAGAHQALAPLLDVTRDPRWGRVEETFGEDPYLVAQMGIGYVEGLQGDLLNDGVIATGKHFVGYGISEGGMNWAPAHIPERELHEVYLHPFEAVVRQAKLGSIMPGYHELDGIPCHHSEQLLVDVLRNRWGFTGIVVSDYFAVNMLHEYHHVARDKVQAAQFAVQAGVDVELPSRDVYGEALIEAVNRDLVGMDEVDQLVRRVLTMKFRLGLFENPYVDTERTLEVFDNAAQRALAKTAAQKSIVLLKNEQQLLPLNASTLQKLAVIGPNADSIRNMVGDYAYPCHIESLLEMRDQDNVFATPMPNDVQLVDQFVPMQSILEAIQEKVNERVQVTYAEGCSVTGANESDFTQALVAARDADVAIVVVGDKAGLTDDCTTGESRDRATLGLLGDQQALVEAVVETGTPTVVVFVSGRPLATPWIAKHVPAIVDAWLPGEEGASAVADVLFGDYNPSGRLPITIPRSVGQVPIFYAHKPSGGRSHWKGEYVDESNQPLYAFGHGLSYSTFDYRDLAISAEAIGVHGTVDIACVVTNSSAIAGEEVVQLYVHDVEADVTRPLQELRGYARVFLNPGERMRVTFTLSAHQLAFYNREMRYVVEPGVIDVSIGAASNDIRLRGHFSIDGEVTDVESEKIFTTSVNTSSLGEEAR; this comes from the coding sequence ATGAGCGCAACTTATCAGAACACCGAACTTTCGGTCGAAGAAAGAGTAGATTTGTTGCTGGCTGAGATGACCATCGAGGAGAAGGCGGCGCAACTCACTGCGGTCTGGGCATATGAGGTGCTCGATGGACTGGAGTTCTCAGAGGACAAGGCGGCGCGACACTTTCGCGACGGCATTGGGCAAATCACGCGGATCGGCGGTGCGACGAACCACGGGCCAGTGGGGACGGGGCGCATCGCGAACGAGATCCAACAGTTCCTCACGCAGAAAACTCGCCTGCAGATTCCCGCCATCGTCCACGAAGAGTCGTGCAGTGGCTACATGGCGAAGGGTGCGACCTGTTTCCCACAGTCGATTGGCATCGCCAGCACTTGGGATGAAACGATTGCCCGGCGCGTCGGTGCGGTGATCCGCGAGCAAATGCGCGCAGCTGGTGCGCATCAAGCCTTGGCACCGCTGCTTGACGTCACGCGGGACCCGCGGTGGGGGCGGGTTGAGGAGACATTTGGCGAAGATCCGTATCTCGTCGCACAAATGGGCATTGGCTATGTCGAAGGGTTACAGGGCGATCTACTGAATGATGGCGTCATCGCGACTGGGAAGCATTTCGTCGGGTATGGCATTTCCGAAGGCGGAATGAACTGGGCACCAGCTCATATTCCTGAACGTGAACTACATGAAGTCTATCTCCACCCGTTCGAGGCAGTGGTACGGCAAGCGAAGCTCGGTTCGATCATGCCAGGGTACCACGAACTGGACGGGATTCCCTGTCACCACAGCGAGCAGTTGCTCGTCGACGTCCTACGCAATCGGTGGGGATTCACGGGGATTGTCGTATCCGATTACTTCGCCGTCAACATGCTCCACGAGTACCATCACGTCGCGCGCGACAAGGTACAAGCCGCGCAGTTTGCCGTTCAGGCGGGTGTCGACGTCGAGTTGCCGAGTCGCGATGTCTACGGAGAAGCGCTCATCGAGGCGGTCAACCGCGATCTCGTCGGGATGGACGAAGTCGACCAACTGGTTCGTCGAGTGTTGACGATGAAGTTCCGACTTGGGTTGTTCGAGAATCCGTACGTCGATACCGAGCGAACACTTGAGGTGTTTGATAACGCGGCGCAACGAGCACTGGCCAAAACGGCCGCACAAAAATCCATCGTATTATTGAAAAATGAACAGCAGCTACTCCCGCTGAATGCGAGTACCTTGCAAAAACTCGCTGTCATTGGGCCGAACGCCGACAGCATCCGCAACATGGTAGGTGACTACGCGTACCCGTGCCACATCGAGTCACTTCTGGAAATGCGCGACCAGGACAACGTCTTCGCGACGCCGATGCCAAACGACGTTCAACTCGTCGATCAGTTCGTGCCGATGCAGTCCATCCTCGAAGCCATTCAGGAGAAAGTGAACGAGCGTGTGCAGGTGACTTATGCCGAGGGTTGCTCTGTCACAGGGGCAAACGAGTCGGACTTCACACAGGCCCTAGTCGCTGCGCGAGATGCTGACGTCGCCATTGTGGTGGTCGGCGACAAAGCCGGTTTGACCGACGATTGTACGACGGGTGAATCCCGCGACAGAGCGACACTTGGCCTTCTCGGGGACCAACAGGCCTTGGTCGAGGCAGTCGTCGAGACAGGGACGCCGACGGTCGTCGTATTCGTCAGTGGACGGCCACTCGCGACACCGTGGATCGCAAAGCACGTACCAGCCATCGTGGATGCGTGGCTGCCGGGCGAAGAAGGTGCGTCGGCGGTGGCGGACGTCCTGTTTGGTGACTATAACCCGAGTGGACGACTCCCAATTACCATACCGCGATCGGTCGGACAGGTGCCGATTTTCTACGCGCACAAACCGTCCGGTGGCAGGTCGCACTGGAAAGGTGAGTACGTCGACGAAAGCAATCAACCGCTTTATGCGTTTGGACACGGGCTGAGTTATTCCACGTTCGACTATCGTGATCTCGCCATTTCGGCGGAGGCGATCGGCGTGCACGGGACAGTGGACATCGCCTGTGTCGTGACGAACAGTTCGGCTATCGCTGGCGAAGAGGTTGTGCAGCTTTACGTCCACGACGTGGAGGCGGACGTGACGCGACCGCTGCAAGAGCTTCGCGGATACGCGCGAGTCTTCTTGAACCCAGGAGAGCGGATGCGAGTAACCTTCACGCTTTCCGCGCACCAACTCGCCTTCTATAATCGCGAGATGCGGTATGTGGTAGAGCCTGGCGTCATAGATGTGTCCATAGGCGCCGCTTCAAACGACATTCGGTTGAGAGGACACTTTAGCATCGACGGAGAAGTGACAGATGTGGAATCGGAGAAGATTTTTACGACGAGCGTGAACACTTCGTCACTGGGAGAGGAAGCACGATGA